The following nucleotide sequence is from Capra hircus breed San Clemente chromosome 4, ASM170441v1, whole genome shotgun sequence.
ccctgcttatttaacttatatgcagagtacatcatgcgaaatgctgggctggatgaagcacaagctggaatcaagattgctgggaagaatatcaataacctcagatatgcagatgacaccacccttaaggcagaaagtgaagaaaaagctaaagagcctcttgatgaaagtgaaagaggagagtgaaaaagttggcttaaaactcaacattcagaagatcatggcatctggtcccatcacctcttggcaaatagatggggaaacaatggaaacagtggcagactttacttttgggggctctaaaaatcactgcagatggtgactgcagccatgaaattaaaagacgcttgctccttggaagaaaagctatgaccaacctagacaacatattgaaaagcagagacattacttcgccaacagaggtccatctagtcaaagctatggtttttccagtagtcctgtacggatgagagagttggactgtaaagaaagctgggcaccgaagaaatgatgctttgaactgtggtgttagagaagactcttgagagtcccttggactgcaaggagagccaaccagttaatcctaaaggaaatcagtcctgagtattcattggaaggactgatgctgaagctggagctccaatactttggccacctgatgcaaagaactgactcattggaaaagaccctgatgctgggaaacactgaagatgggaggagaaggggatgacagaggatgagatggttggatggcatcacccactcaatgagtttgagtaagctccgggagttggtgatggacaagaaagcctggcgtgctgtagtccgtggggtatcaaagagttggacatgactgagcgactgaactgaactgaagttttcaaAGCAGACCTATGTGTGCCCTCAGCCAGGAAAGCTGCTCCACTTCCAACCCTTCTGTCCCAGCACCATCATTTCAACAGAGCCCACAGTGGCTAATTACAGGTTGCTAGTGTTCAGATGAACTTGTTCTCACATATATAAATCTGTTGGTAGGAGTATTTAATTCCAGATAACCCGCAGAATGCATCATCCTAGAAGCTGAGGAGGTTTTCGAGTGTTGGTCAAGACTGATATACAGATAAATGAAGGAGGATTGGTGTGAACCCTTTGCCTCATGGCTCAGCCTCTTCTCTGCCTACTTTCCCCTGATCCACTcagttttccttctccttcttaaTGACTGCCTGCTCACTGTCTCTTCTGAAAATTGCTCAGGGATTTGGTATAGGTATATTGCTGATCTGCCTTGTGAACTCCTGCTTCACAtaaccctttcttttctttttaaaatttatttttggctgcagtgggtctttgttgccgtgtacaggcttcctctagttgtgatgtgtgggcttctcatcgtggtgggtTTTCTGGTTGCGGAGCACGGTCGTGTGGCCGCAGTAGTTGTGACGCACAGGTTTAGTTACCCTGAACCATGTGGAATCCTGCcataccagagatcaaacccgtatcccctacattgacaggcagattcttaaccaccaaactgccagggaagtccagcccTTTCTTTAGAAGGAGAGTATGTGTGTTAAAAAGGTTAATCTGCTTTGATGCATTTGTTCCTTCTGGCTTGCGGTagatttccttcctctttccaaaAGGTAGGTTGTTTCATTTccacaataaatatatattgatgtGAACTAAGATGTAATTAATTCTCTGTTGGCTCACTGCCACCCTCACCTACCCTCTGTATAGTAGCAGTTCTCAAGATTTAGTGTGGGGAGAATCACCTGGCAAGCTTGGTGAAGTGTGGGTTTctgaaaagattctgattcagtgggtcagCCTTGGGTGTCAGGAATCAGAGATAAACATCCCCTGGCCACTCTCAAAGGTGTGGTTGGGGAACCCCACACTTAGAGAAGTGTTGCTCTATTATACAGTCCGATGGCTAGATGGTGTGAGCTGCACATGTCATTTAAGATTTCTAGttgtcacattaaaaaaagaagaaacagctgaaatgttaatatatattttatttaacctagaAAATCTAAACTATCATTTtaacatataattaatataaaatttattaggAAGatggtttacattttttttatacTGTCTTCAAAATCTGGTATATGAGGTGAGAAgtaggagagaggttcaagagggaggggacatatacctatggccgatttatgttgatgtatggcagaaaccaacacaatattgtaaagcaattatcctccaattaaaaataaattaactagaaatttagaaaaatctgGTATATATTTTACATTCAGCTCATCTTAAATTCAAATTCACCACATTTTAAGTGTTTAGTCGTCATACGTGGCTAGTAGCTGTTTGTTTAGAGCTAGTCTAAGCCTATGGATAGTGATGATGCTAAGGCTTGAAATGCCTGGGAACCCTCACCTGCATCCTGGGTGAGGCCCATAGACATTTCCCCTTTTAGAGCTAGTTTTGTGGCTGGACCAGCCCTTGTAGTTCTTATTAGGATTGCAAGACACCCTCAGCAACAACCATTGGGGAGCTCTGAAAAAAAGAGGTTTATGACTTAGGTTCCACAGGGTACATGGCTTGCCCCAGCCACAGAGTGAGGTTAGTATTGGTTTGATACATGTCTTTGAGACAATTTAATTTCAATTCAGAACTAATTTTTGATCCTGCAGATAACTGGGTGTTTTAGAAAGAAATCATATGCATCTCCCACATCCTAGGAGTCTGGTCTAATCAGCCCAACTAGGATAAAGTGAAATCCAATTCTCTGTCCATCACATGGCTCCTGACCATTTGGCAAGACAGTATTTATGGTCTTCAGCTCAAAAGCTTTGCTCCCCAAACTAAGACTTAAAGTGTGaatgtcaggaagcaaaagttaacaACATCTGGTCATCATGGCAGGCTTTTTCTCCATCCTCCTGTGCCCACACTGTTTTAAACCACTCTAGAATGTTCCAAACATCCTCTCGATAATCctctcttcttctttccttcactGCTCACTTCTCCAAACAAGAGGCAAAGTTCAGTAGAAAATAGCTGGAGGGTTGGGGAGACAGAAAAGGGAAAGATgcacaaaaaaagaacaaatcttgTCCTGCCACCCCTGGGCCTCGAGTCCTAGGAAAAAGTCAAGAGAAACAGGGGTGTCCTCTGTTGTCAGAATCAGTGTTCCCTCCTCTGGTGTGAACTGAGGCAAAAGGGCgcccccccgacccccaccccaggcaggaAGGAGTAGAACCAGAGGCAAGTCCGTTTGCTCAGCAGACTTGAGGCCAGCAGCTGCCCTTGGTTTCAGAGGTGGCCTCTGCTGGCTGCGACCTTCCTGGGGAACCTACTCAGCAGGTGCACTGATTCTTCTCCCTTGGAGCTGGGGCCATAAGGACTGGAGTGGACTCCAGCGGGAGGCTGCCCGGGGCGCCGCCTCCGTACAAGGGCAGGCTGTGGCGGGCCATCAGCTCCCTGGCCATCAGCACGAAGACCTCGTCGATATTCTTGGACTCCTTGGCAGATGTCTCCAGAACAGCTAGGAGACCGTATTTCTCAGCCAGGATGCAGGCATCCTCAAAGAGAACGTGGCGTTTTTCCCACAGGTCACACTTGTTCCCTGGGAGTGAGAGAGAAGCAGATATTCCAGGGAGTAACTTACTCTGGTTTTTTAAAAGgtggaatttaaaaagaacattttagtTTAGCAGATGCCAAAGAAAGATAGGAGACAGAACATCCACCTAacctaggaaaggaagaaaatgaaagtgaagtcgctcagtcgtgtcccactctttgtgaccccgtggactgtggcctaccaggttcctccgtccgtgggattttccaggcaagactactgaaaggggttgccatttccttcaggatcttcctgacccaggaatcgaaacccgATCACCCGTGTTTCGGGCCGGCGCTTTACACTCTGACCCACCAGTGCTCCTAAACCCTTACACTGAGGGAGTAAGAAGAGTTAAGAAGTTAGAGAAACAGCAGATGCGAAGGAGAAAAAGATGAGAAGCAGCGGTCTTCAGGGGGAGAGCAGGGCGTCTTATGAACGGTGTTCAGGAATTCACAATGAGGTAGTACGCCGAGGGTTCTAAACCgagacagaggagctggcctCCCTGTGAACGGCTGGAGCTGAAGGAACACGATAGCTAACGCACAACCGTTTCTTTGACTTTTGTACAGTGGTGACGTGGCCTCGAGGGGCTGGGGTAAACTTTTGGGAGAGAAAGGCTCCTTTGTGTGAAGAACCGTGGAGATGGAATGGAAACTGTGGTGGAAGGGCAGGGACAACTCTGTGAGGGAATGACACCTCTGACTATCCCAGATTAAGGCGAGGAGGCcactgacagaaaacaacagcaaGACCCCTCGCGTCAGCCCTCGGGGTTGGATGCGTCACAAACCGGAACACCGGGGACACTTTCAGATGATCTCTGGGGGCGTTTCTGGCACCAGTGAAGAAGTGAGGGCAGAGACGGTTGTTACAACAGACACACGAGGGAGTAAATGACCAAGAAACAGTTGTGAGATTCCCGAAATCCCCCCACGTCTTGGCATCTGTTCGCCTCCTCTGCCCCACCTGTTTCtgcagaggagggaggaagggtgaAGGGCGGGGCCATAGGGGCGGGGCCATAGGGGGCGGGGCCAGCAAGGGAGCTGAGAGAGGTGCAGAAGGGGACTGGCCCAGGCAGAGTGGCTTTGCAGGGCAGATTTCGAGGTTCTTCTGCTCCAAGATATCCTGGGAAGCCTGCAAATTTAAAGGATCCAGCCCACCTTCTTGGGGAAACCTCCAGTGAGATTAGAACTGCGCTGTTCCCCTCGGTGAGATGCATGGGATTCGCACCTAAGCTTCCTTCCCTGGGAGCTGCCCTTGGTGGGGTTTCCTTCCCTGCCTGCTCAGCTCTGTcactgggcgggggcggggtggggggagcgcCTCGGAGCCTCTCATTCAGCAGGGCAGGACAGTTTCCCTGCGTTGAGGTCTCagtactgtgctaagtgctttatgtGTTCCTTTATTTAATCCTTTCAATTCAACCATACCTTTGAAGCAGGTGCTagctttatagatgaggaagtcaAAATTCAGAGAAAGGGATGAACCCAAGTTCAGACAGGCAGGACAGAGAGGGAGATTTGAACCCAAATCTGTTTGACTGCAAATTTCAGGCGCTAGAGTGGATGAGACACTGCTTCAGCCAGAGCTTCAGGGCGCCCTTGGGTGACTGTTAGCCTGAACAACTGCTGGAAAGTGTTTGGAAAGGAACTGACCTCATGGAAGCTCTGGTTCAAACCCTGCCTCACCTGTCAGTAAGTACCTTGACCCAGTTATTTAGCACCATATTCAATCTCCAGAGCCTCGATTTCCTGAGGATGATGGTCTCTGCTTCTTCAGAtggttgtgagggttaaatgaaggGACTTAGCGGATTCAGAGTGGAGTTTAGTAAATGTCACCTGTCATTACCTCTTCCTATCAACCCTCCTGGTTCTCACACCTCAGGAGCATCTATCATGAAAGGTGTCAGAAACCTTGCCCAGTGTCCTCCCTGGTGCTTTGAAGAAGTGGTTATTGAGGAAGAAATCTAGGCCTTTTGGAGGGGGTGGAAAGGACCAGTGTTAATTTGTATAAACACAGAAGTGTTTAGAAGTGTCCAGTAGATCAGAAGTCAAATCAAAAAAGTTTCTGGTCCCAAAGGGGACCTTTGGCTGAGAagtaaaaagaagagacactCTTCCCCAAAGAGACAAGTGGTCCTCTGTGTGGAGGCCACCTGGCCTCACTAATCTCTCTTTCCTGGTTTCAGGCATGTGGGGAAAGACACCATCCATCTGAAAAAAGGAGGGGACTAAATTTGAGGCATGTTTTCTTTGGCTGGCTGTGGATTGGGGGCTTTTGATCTGACGCAGCAGGAAGGGATAAGCCCTGTTGAGGCTCTTGGAGTGACTTCCATTAAGTTACAAGAAGCAGAATTAGTTACAAAGCAGCATTCTCCTCAAGGCTGTGCTTACAACAGGGGCCAGTTGTTCTGTCagtcagtcgtgtcagactctctgcgaccccatggaccacagcacgccaggctcccctgtccttcactatctcccagagtttactcagactcacatccattgagtcgctgatgccatccaaccatctcatcctctgtcatccccttctcctcctgccctcaatctttcccagcatcagggtcttttcaaatgagtcagctcttcacatcaggtggccaaagctagACTATGACTTAAAGCAGCAAAGACAGGGGAAGAGTGGTTCTAGAATAACAAGTCCTCTCTGGAGTCTGGATGATAATAATAAATGGACTGAGTGTGCCAATGATGTGTCCCATCAGCAGAGGTTCCCCCTGCCCAGAGGCTGGCCAGCAACCTGGGGCCAGAAGGAATGGGACAATGGGGTTTCCTTTCTGAGGAATGTGAGCTAGAGGGTATGAGAAAATGATGGATTTTGTGACAGGAGCAGGCTGGGGATGATGCCTGGAGGAATCCAAGAGGGAGGGCTCAGGGTGAGAGAAAGTGGCCAGCCCACACCACCCCACATGTAAGAAGCAGCTCTGAGAGAGGAGATAGATGCACAATAGTggaggaggcttcccaggtggctcagtggtaaagaatccccctgccaagacatgggtttgatccctgggttgggaagatcccttggagtaggaaatggcaaccgctccagtattcttgcctgaagaattccatggacagaggagcctgatggcctgcagtccatggggttgcagagagtcagatgcaaGTGAGCACAGacagtggaggagcctggttcaTAGATCCCAGCCTGAGAGGAGGGTCCCCAGCTTCCTGCTTGTGGAGGCTGGCCTGGCTGCACTGTGGTCCCTCCTCTTGGTGAGTTTGGTTGCTGAATTTTCCTAGGTCCCAGGGACTTGTACCCTCACCATAAGCCCCCCCTCAGTTATTTAAGGAACACTGATGAGCTTGTTCCCTCAAGCATACTTCTAGAAGCAAATCCCACTCTTTATGACacactactatgtgccaggcaccgtcAAGCAATGCATACACTTTTCCTCACTAAATCTTTACAACCCCAGTGAATATTGATCAAATGTTATAGATGAGGACACTAAGGTTCAGAGGGTAACTTAGCATagagcttctgctgctgctaagtcgcttcagtcgtgtccgactttgtgcgaccccatagacagcagcccaccaggctctgctgtccctgggattctccaggcaagaacactggagtgggttgccatttccttctccaagcacagAGCTAGGATATGCTTATCAATGGGTAGCTCTTTCTTAGTCCCACAGCAGCTGTCTAGACCTGTGCTCTGCAGACTTTAATTTGCACAAGAATCTCTCTAGGATCAATTCATCCAGTAGATCTGGGGTGAGGCCTGAGATGGGGCATTTCTAACAAACCCCAAAGTGATGTGGATGCTGTGGATTTTTAGGGAAGTGGAAATACACTCTGTGATATCTTCATGATGAATACTTGTCATCATACACTTGTCCAAATCCATAGAAAGCACACACCAAGAAGGATTCATAACttaaactatggactttagaTGATTATGATGTGTCCATGTAGGGTCATtctttgtaacaaatgtaccacattGTTAGGGGACGTTGATATGGGAGGGGCCGTGCatgtgtggggacttccctggtagctcagctggtaaagaatcctcctgcaatgcaggagacccctgttcaattcctgggtcgagaagatcccttggagaaggaataggctacccattcatggggcttccctggtggctctgaaggtaaagaatctgcctgcactgcaggagatctgggttcaatccctgggttgggaagatcccctggaggagagcatgggaatcttattcttacctggagaatccccatggacagaggagcctggtggactacagtctatggggtcacagagagtcaagagtcggacacgactgagtgactagcacagcACATGCATGTGTGGGTACAGGGGACATATGAGAAATCTCTGTATCTTCCTCTCAGTTTTGCTAAGAACTTTAAACTGTTCTGAAAAAAATAAGTCTTAatacaacaaacaaaaacccgGGGATGATGATGTTGCTGGTCTGCaggccacactttgagtagcGAAAACTAAACCAGGTTGCCAAAATGAACCAGCCACCTGGCAGACAGTAGTGTCCTCAGGAGGGGTGATGCGCTGCTCTCAAAGCTAATACTGTAGGGAACTGACAGTatgttgtgctcagtcatgtctgacttgttgcaaccccatggactgtagcccaccaggctcccctgtccgtgggatttcccaggcaagaatactggagtgggttgccatttcctacaccaggggatcttcttgacttagggattgaactcacatgtcttgcatctcctgcactggtaggcagattcttcaccattgcacCAGCTGGGAAGTTTCCCATTTGTGAATATACAATGGGACTGCACCTATTTCAAGCTGTGAGTTCACTTAGTGTAGTTGAAGTTGATGTTAATTTTGATGTTAACTTGTTATTAAGATTTGTTTAGGATCTTCACAGGTGTGAGAAGTCATTCAAGCGTGTTGTCAGTCATAGTCATCTGAGTGGCTCCCTTGGGGATTAAGAGCCATCTGAAGCTGTGAAACTCACACTGCAGAGTATTGGCTGTGTAGTCTGCAAATGTGTGTGTTGAATCAGCCAGGGTGCACCTTCATCTACGTGTCTCGGGTTTTTGCAATGAGAAACTCTAGGGTGGGGTCTTGGagtctgtattcttttttttttttttttaggcctcACAGTGCaacatgtggcatctagttcgttccccacccagggattcaaTGAGTGcgccctgcattgagagtgcagagtcaaccgctggaccaccaaggaatctGTATTCTTAACAAATTCACGCCACCCCCACTATCATGCTCAAGCGAACCTGATCGGAATTTCTGGCCCAGATGTTTTTTGAGGTCCTAGCCTCCACGTGTGCTTTTATGACCTCCTGTTCCACTGTCATTGTAAACCCAGAAAAAGCTGAGCATGGGGcgtaaaggaaagagaaatgccTTGAAATCTACATACCAATCAGCATGATGACCAAGTTCGCTGCTCCGTATTTCTCTATCTCGTGAATCCAGTGAGGAACAGACTCGAACGTGGACCGCCGGGTGAGGTCGTAGGCAATGATGGCCGCGTGGGCACTGCGGTAGTAGCTCTGGGTGATGGTCCGGAAACGTTCCTGGCCGGCGGTGTCCCACACCTGCATCTGCAGAAGGTCGGGCAAGGGGGTCTGCATGAGGAATTCCCATGTCTGATGCTCACCTAAGTTGTTTCCTGGGTCTCACTTCTAGAGATCCAGACTCacgaggtctggggtggggcccaagaGTCTGCTTTTTTCAGAGGCTCCCCAGTGTCATCTGGATATGCTTTCCGGTTGGGAGTCATCACCTAAGGGACCCTCCAGCCTGAGAGGTGGATCCAGGGTCCTGGGATGTGGTGTTCTTTGCCTTTCCAGCACACTCATCTCCTTGTCTAGattttggggtttattttttgACCCTGGTAAAGG
It contains:
- the RAB19 gene encoding ras-related protein Rab-19 isoform X1; the protein is MQDWAGVARAMQFSGSARAADENFDYLFKIILIGDSNVGKTCVVQHFKSGVYTEAQQNTIGVDFTVRALEIDGKKVKMQVWDTAGQERFRTITQSYYRSAHAAIIAYDLTRRSTFESVPHWIHEIEKYGAANLVIMLIGNKCDLWEKRHVLFEDACILAEKYGLLAVLETSAKESKNIDEVFVLMARELMARHSLPLYGGGAPGSLPLESTPVLMAPAPREKNQCTC
- the RAB19 gene encoding ras-related protein Rab-19 isoform X2, producing MQFSGSARAADENFDYLFKIILIGDSNVGKTCVVQHFKSGVYTEAQQNTIGVDFTVRALEIDGKKVKMQVWDTAGQERFRTITQSYYRSAHAAIIAYDLTRRSTFESVPHWIHEIEKYGAANLVIMLIGNKCDLWEKRHVLFEDACILAEKYGLLAVLETSAKESKNIDEVFVLMARELMARHSLPLYGGGAPGSLPLESTPVLMAPAPREKNQCTC